TTTGATACAACACAAACCTATTACTTTGTTTGATGAGATCTcgcatcgattggagagaggaacgaaacattccttataagggtgtggaaacctctccctagtagacgcgttttgagGTTGACGACCGATCCACCTTCACTGACACAATTTCTTGAGTGTTATATGCATGCTAATGGGGCTAGTATGTTTCTCAgtgtggttcacctcctctttctttattctttcactcttcTTCTCTTACCTCATTCATCGAGCTCAAGCTATTTTCCTCTCCTGTAAACGTCGCTCCAAAATCTTTTGGCATGaccaaatttgaaagaaacgGAAGAAAGAGATGTATAAATGaaggccaaagcagacaacatctgctagtggtgggcttgggctgttacaaatagtatcagagccagacaccgggcggtgtgccagcgaggacattgggtctccaaggggggtggattgtgagatctcacatagaTTATAGAGGAggacgaagcattccttataagggtgtgaaaacttctccctagtagacgcgttttagaactgtgaggttgacagtGATAAGTAATGgaccaaagtagacaatatctgctagtggtgggcttgagctgttacaaatggtatcagagccagacactgagcggtgtgccaacgaggatgctgggttcccaaggggagtggattgtgagatcccacatctgttggagagagaaatgaagcattataagggtgtggaagcctctccctagtagacgcgttttaaaaccgtgagattgacgatgatacgtaacgggccaaagtagacaacatctgttagtggtgggcttggactattacaaatagtatcagagaaCCAGACaacgggtggtgtgccagtgaagacgctGGGTCTCCAGGGGTGggtgggattgtgagatctcacgtagATTAGAGAGGaggacgaaacattccttataagggtgtgaaaacttctccttagtagacgcgttttaaaatcgtgagactgacggtgatAAGTAATGgactaaagcagacaatatctgctagtggtgggcttgagctgttacaaatggtatcagagccagacacttagcagtgtgtcaacgaggacgttgagttcccaaggggagtggattatgagatcccacatctgttggagagaggaacgaaacatttcttataagggtctggaaacctctccctagtagacgcattttaaaaccgtgaggcttacagtgatacataacagactaaagaggacaatatcagctagctgtgggcttgagctgttacaatgTCTGATTACACTCACCATTGTTGCTTGGTTCGATTATTCGCCTCATAGGATCAACTAAGAGAAGAACTCGAGATGGATCCGGACTTACCAGCCGTGCTACTCATGGGAGGAGGTGAAGGGATGGGTCCTGTAAAGAAAACAGCAAAAGCTCTTGCAGAGTCCCTTTTTGACAAGAACAATGAGAAGCCTATAGGGCAGCTTATTATCATTTGTGGAAGAAACAAAGCTTTAGCCTCTTCTCTTGAAGCTTTGGAATGGAAGATCCCAGTTAAGGTCAGTTTCAAGCCATTCTTGGGGAGCCTTTTTCCATTGGCTTTGGGCTTCCATTTcatctccttttcttcctcttttgcAGCTGAGAGGCTTTGAGAAACAAATGGAGAAATGGATGGGAGCTTGTGACTGTATAATAACAAAAGTAAGcctttgtttcatttcttgaTAGAATTAGATATCAATTAGTGATATGATATCATGAATGTCAACAAACCTTGATATCATATTCATAAGAAAAGGTATCATATTGATAAATACTTATGGGATATTGAATCATGCTGAATCTTTGTTCACAGGCTGGTCCGGGTACAATTGCCGAAGCTTTGATTCGAGGACTTCCAATTATTCTAAACGATTACATTCCCGGACAAGTAAGCACAACTAAACCCGACATATGCATCGAGCTTTAGACTAGAGTTTCGATAGCAAACTCATTACATGTTGAATCACTACTCAACCCGTTGATGGGTTCTGTTTAACACTGGGTTGAAAATTTGTAGAATGTCTGAGAAGCGTAGGAAATAGGTTACGGTAAATCAAAGTTTAACCTTATGGGTTAcggtaaatttaattatatcaaccGTTTTAACGTTGCAAAACCTTTTCCCCGTAGGAAAAAGGAAACGTTCCATATGTGGTGGACAATGGAGCAGGAGTATTCACGAGAAGTCCGAAAGAAACAGCTAAAATTGTTGCAGAATGGTTCAGCACAAAACCAGAACAACTCCACACAATGTCTCAAAATGCTCGTAAACTAGCACAACCCGAAGCTGTCTTCGACATTGTTCGGGACATCCACGACCTCGCCTGCCAGCGCGGTCCATTGGCAAACATCCCGTACATGTTAAACTCATCATTTACAGACTTAATTTAAATGGTTTCGTCGACGACATACTCGGCATTGCTAAAGCTTATCCTCCTAGAATTGTAGAATTGTCATGTACAGTTAGCCTCATCAAAGGATGTAATTTTTTCTTAGCATTTGGAGTTTTAATTTCTAAGTCAATATTGACAACGAATGTgacctaaaataataataataataataaataatattgagtgataataatataatttattatatttattaggagatgttgatatcaatttttatatttatgtagATTTTATGGAATATTTTTAGTCACATCggacaattaaatattaatagtttgattatatgtataattaaatatcatttaatcttttaattaatataatattactttaaatgGTTGTATcgatatattattatttattattattattatcgatatattattatttattattattattatcgatatattatttaactcaaaaaaaaaaaaagaataataataataatagaagaTAGTTCCTTCCGTGGAAAggcaatttattttatgtacgCAATTTACAGATAAGTCCTTTTTCGACTTTAAGACGCTGATGTCTATTTAATCCACGAAATTGGAGTCCGACGGAGACNCCGACTTTAAGATGCTGATGTCTATTTAATCCACGAAATTGGAGTCCGACGGAGACTAGCTCTAAACGAAGCGTAAAATTCTCGTTTAAATTCGGTTAACAAAATAGGGTCGGAAGCGTAGATTATATTTTCCGTTCATGTCTCCCCTAGCACAATATCTACCCGTTCACTCTTTCagcaatattataatattaaaaatgtaaatttttaaaaattttgttttaacattatatatatttttaatatcttttaattttgaatacaatttttatattttctaataaaaattatccattaaaaaaattcattaatattttaaataaatatataaaaagttagaaaaattaacaaaaattcaattagCCAGCGGTTAATCTTGGCCTCTATTCCAGCAAATTAACTGTGGTTAATATTGGCATCTATTCCGTTTCACCCCTTCCGCTCGCAGATATTCCGGTGGCTATTCCGACTCCCATCCACTTATCGGAACAGAAAACTCTCCGGTAAGTCTCATCGGATCATGATTACTCATTCTGCTTACTGTAATGCCAGAGTCGATCGAACTGCGGATTTcgaaaatttgattttctggCTTTGAATGATTCATTTCTAAAGTACGAGTCTGAAATTATCGCTTCGAGAGATCGATCCGCTTACGCTCACATTTTCTCCAAAGATCTTTGCAGTTGAGAAGAATTTGGATCTCGTACAGGATTGTAAGACATTGattattgagaaaaatatggtGAGGTTTCAAGTTTTGTAATGCTTTTTCAAGAATTTGGAGCTTGTTTGTGTTCTTGATccatttcatcaattttaatGGATTGATTTTACCGTATTTCAAATGGCTGTTTCTCTCTGTAAGGATTAAATTAGAACTGAGCGAGCGATTGTCTTCTAGGTTCACCACTCTAGCTTTGTGGATGAGGAAGGAATAAGCAAGGCTTGTGGATGCCCTTTATTTCCTTTGAAAAGTCATGGTCCTGCTCCAGATTCAGATCAAGGTTTAGCTCAAACTTCAATTTGATTATATTGTTTGTTCTTTATGCGTTTCATACTGAAATTGATCTTGTTTGGAAATTCACAGATAAGACTGATATTGTTGATGAAGCGATTTCATTCTTTCGTGCTAATGTCTTCtttagaaattttgatattaagaGTCCTGCTGATAAGCTTCTCATCTACTTAACATTCCACATCAATGTGGCTTTGAAGAGGCTTGAAGGTTGCAGAACTTTGACTGTTGGAAACAAGGCTATAATTAACTTGGGTTTGGAGAATGTCCCTGTGCCCGGAGAGCagggctttccctttcctgGTCTCTTCCCTATTCCCAAATCTAATGGGGAAGCAGGTAATGCTTGATCttagttttctctctctctctatatatatatgtactaTGTATGTACCTGCAACAGCACAAACTCAcctcaccgctagtaaatattgtcttttttgagttttttcctTCCGAACTTCCCggtaaggtttttaaaacgggtctactagggagaggttttcactcccttgtaaggaatacttcgttctcctctccaactaatgggggatctcacaatccatcccattgggggccagcgtccttgctggcacgcacactgcccggtgtcttGGCTCTGaaaacatttgtaacagcccaaatccatcgctagccgatattgtcctctttggacttttcctttcggattTCTTCTCAAAGCTTTTAAagcgcgtctactagggagaagtttccactcctttataaggaatgtttcattctcctctcctctcctcctaatatgggatctcaccatccaccctctttggggctcaccgtccttgttggcagaccgcccaatgtctggctttgataccattggtaacaacccaaactcaCCGAGAGGGCCAAGCCACTGGGAGTTCCCTtgcaaggaatgcttcgttttcctctccaaccaacgtgggatttcacaatccaccccttgggggcctagcATCTTCGCTGGCATATCGCCCGATAttttgctctgataccatttgtaacagcccaagcccattgctagcagatattgtcctcatcagacttttccttttggggttttcctcaaggtttttaaaacgcatttgctagggagaggtttccacacccctgtaaagaatgtttcgttcccctctccaaccgatgtgggatctcactgcTGTTTGTTAACTAGAGATGCTCCACTGCCCCATGATTATCAACCTTTTTCATTTGCAATTGGTTTGTTTGCTGAATACAAATTAGgcactttcttcttttcttgtttcaatTCAGTTGATGCAGATCTTATGAGTTAATCTTGTGTTCAATAGCCTCCTGTTTCTTGTCTTAGGAGTTGATAGTGTTCATAAGCTTCAAATATGTCCATTTTGATATGCAGAGCTATTCAGAGATTATTTGAAGGAGATAAGAGAAGAAACAAGTGGGAGACTCTTGAGTGTTGCCTATAGAGCAAATGGAACTCCAAATAAATGGTGGTTAGCATTTGCAAAGAGGAAGTTTATGAACATCGTCACTCCTTGATTAAATTGCTTCCAAGACGTTGATTTGAAAGTTATAAATAAGCACCACATGAGGCTTCTACAATGATGTGGTTTCTTTCAATGGCACTTCAGGAGGTCGTTTCTAATCAACAGAATCTGAATGTTATATCAGTTTATGCTAATGCATATCAAATTCAGCAGAAGCTAGGtcatgttctttttctttttaataatgatCTTAAATGTAATCTGCTTCCATTTCACTAGTTTTGTACATTAACTACATCGGTTTtcatgtgtgagatcccacatcggttagagaggggaacgaagtgtagaaacttctctctagccattttaaaaccttgaagggaatctcgaaagggaaagcctaaagaagacagtATTTGCTAATGATGGGCTTAggcggttacaaatagtatcagagctaggttTTGgaggtgtgccagtgaggacactaatctccgaagggggtgatgtaacaacccaagctNGTTTTGTACATTAACTACACCGGTTTtcatgtgtgagatcccacatcggttagagaggggaacgaagtgtagaaacttctctctagccattttaaaaccttgaagggaatctcgaaagggaaagcctaaagaagacagtATTTGCTAATGATGGGCTTAggcggttacaaatagtatcagagctaggttTTGgaggtgtgccagtgaggacactaatccccgaagggggtgatgtaacaacccaagctcattgctagcagatattgtcctctttaggcttcccctcaaggttttaaaacgtgtttgcgaggtagaggttttcacacccttataaagaatgttttgttcctctctccatccgatgtgggatttcacaatcNggcggttacaaatagtatcagagctaggttTTGgaggtgtgccagtgaggacactaatctccgaagggggtgatgtaacaacccaagctcattgctagcagatattgtcctctttaggcttcccctcaaggttttaaaacgtgtttgcgaggtagaggttttcacacccttataaagaatgttttgttcctctctccatccgatgtgggatttcacaatccccTCCCCTTCACGGTCCagggtccagtgtcctcgttgacacttattcccctctccaatcgatgttagatctcacatcaTGCCCATGTGTTCTTATTGATTGAATACCCTGTTTCTTACtctattctttaattttgaggTGATCTGATCTGTACCCTTCACATTGATTTCATCTAATCTCATACCATGATGCCCTTAGTTCTTGTATCACGTGTGCATGGAGTGCCGGTTTAGAACGACTTTCAAAGTGCTTCAAAATACGTCCGAAGTCATTCCAAAGAGGTCCAAAATCTACATACTTTTCGTTTCTCGTATTTTATAGCTTTGTTACCATGCTTATCCGTCCCTACATGTATACGACACACACGAATGAGAATGATAT
The nucleotide sequence above comes from Cucurbita pepo subsp. pepo cultivar mu-cu-16 chromosome LG11, ASM280686v2, whole genome shotgun sequence. Encoded proteins:
- the LOC111805757 gene encoding actin-related protein 2/3 complex subunit 3-like, which codes for MVHHSSFVDEEGISKACGCPLFPLKSHGPAPDSDQDKTDIVDEAISFFRANVFFRNFDIKSPADKLLIYLTFHINVALKRLEGCRTLTVGNKAIINLGLENVPVPGEQGFPFPGLFPIPKSNGEAELFRDYLKEIREETSGRLLSVAYRANGTPNKWWLAFAKRKFMNIVTP